In Caballeronia insecticola, one DNA window encodes the following:
- a CDS encoding helix-turn-helix domain-containing protein, producing MRRMTAGRMLLDGASVEAVAEALHLSLQTVKRYKAIVSEGGLDALAKMGVGGRASVLDRDALDWIAAALQGSAREHGFESDTWTNARLRELIERRYGVRYSRVYVWQIATNLGLGHLLSKSRR from the coding sequence ATGCGGCGCATGACAGCCGGCCGCATGCTGCTCGACGGTGCGTCGGTGGAAGCGGTCGCCGAGGCGTTGCATCTGTCGTTGCAGACGGTGAAGCGCTACAAGGCCATCGTCTCCGAAGGCGGGCTCGATGCGCTCGCGAAGATGGGCGTGGGCGGGCGTGCGTCGGTGCTGGATCGCGATGCGCTCGACTGGATCGCCGCGGCCTTGCAAGGCTCCGCGCGCGAGCACGGTTTCGAGAGCGACACGTGGACCAATGCGCGTCTGCGCGAGTTGATCGAACGGCGTTACGGCGTGCGTTATTCGCGCGTCTATGTCTGGCAGATCGCGACCAATCTCGGGCTCGGGCATCTGCTGTCGAAATCGCGCCGCTGA
- a CDS encoding H-NS family nucleoid-associated regulatory protein codes for MDERKRDSIIAYLRSRMAEFGITEGALAESLADAPVVKPPPSFTRTNGAHGAKAARPMPQLPSMPHSGGNAVPIFRNASGDTWDGLGDMPEWLKRAVHAGQDIEFYRV; via the coding sequence GTGGACGAAAGAAAGCGAGACAGCATCATTGCGTATTTGCGCAGCCGAATGGCTGAGTTCGGCATAACGGAAGGAGCGTTGGCTGAATCACTGGCCGATGCGCCGGTGGTCAAGCCGCCGCCCTCCTTCACCAGGACCAACGGGGCTCATGGCGCCAAGGCAGCGCGGCCGATGCCGCAATTGCCTTCCATGCCGCATTCCGGCGGCAACGCCGTGCCGATATTCCGCAACGCAAGCGGCGATACATGGGACGGACTCGGCGATATGCCCGAGTGGCTCAAACGCGCGGTTCACGCCGGTCAGGACATCGAGTTCTATCGCGTTTGA
- a CDS encoding fatty acid desaturase produces MPRYLDDAQRQELQAQRSTWRWRCEWPTWTVIVAVYGGWFGVALNARTLGLAPTIILLAVLSCWYMSLQHELMHGHPTRWPLVNMLFGLAPLAVWFPYAVYRDSHLRHHDDAHLTEPGRDPESYYVTPEQWANAGAVLRAALAARNTFVGRVLIGPWFAIAASWREAVQAVAERRWGIVASWVVHVAALVALAQSLEARCGIPWRAFVFGVGYASLALASVRSFQEHRAAERARERTVVNEAAWPWRLLFLNNNYHAVHHDLPGVPWFALGDIYARRRDAYRASNGGFVVRGYGEWASRHALTQAADAVHPFTGPREMDGPNGELALARRRLAG; encoded by the coding sequence ATGCCCCGTTATCTCGACGACGCCCAGCGCCAGGAACTGCAAGCCCAACGTTCGACGTGGCGCTGGCGCTGTGAATGGCCGACGTGGACGGTCATCGTCGCGGTGTACGGCGGATGGTTCGGCGTGGCGCTCAATGCGCGCACGCTCGGCCTCGCGCCGACGATCATCCTGCTCGCAGTGCTGTCGTGCTGGTACATGTCGCTGCAGCACGAGTTGATGCACGGGCACCCGACGCGCTGGCCGCTCGTCAACATGCTCTTCGGGCTGGCGCCGCTCGCGGTGTGGTTTCCGTACGCGGTGTATCGCGATTCGCATCTGCGCCATCACGACGACGCCCATCTCACCGAACCCGGCCGCGATCCTGAAAGTTATTACGTGACGCCGGAGCAGTGGGCGAACGCGGGCGCGGTATTGCGCGCCGCGCTGGCCGCGCGCAATACGTTTGTCGGGCGCGTGCTGATCGGGCCCTGGTTTGCGATTGCGGCATCGTGGCGTGAAGCCGTGCAGGCCGTCGCTGAGCGGCGCTGGGGAATCGTCGCGAGCTGGGTCGTGCATGTCGCGGCGCTCGTCGCGCTGGCGCAATCGCTCGAGGCGCGCTGCGGCATTCCGTGGCGCGCGTTCGTGTTCGGCGTCGGTTATGCGTCGCTGGCGCTGGCGTCGGTGCGCTCGTTTCAGGAGCATCGCGCAGCCGAGCGGGCGCGCGAACGCACGGTCGTCAACGAGGCCGCATGGCCGTGGCGTCTGCTCTTTTTGAACAACAACTATCACGCTGTGCATCACGATCTGCCCGGCGTGCCGTGGTTCGCCCTCGGCGACATCTACGCGCGCCGGCGCGACGCCTATCGTGCGAGCAACGGCGGCTTCGTCGTGCGCGGATACGGCGAATGGGCGAGCCGCCACGCGCTGACGCAGGCGGCGGATGCGGTGCATCCGTTCACGGGTCCGCGCGAAATGGACGGGCCGAACGGCGAACTCGCCCTCGCCCGACGCCGCCTCGCAGGCTGA
- a CDS encoding luciferase-like monooxygenase: MIPFSLLDLSPVPQGSTPADAFAHSLDLARHAERWGYLRYWLAEHHNMTGIASAATAVVIGHIAAGTKTIRVGSGGIMLPNHAPLVIAEQFGTLASLFPGRIDLGLGRAPGTDQTTARALRRDLQGSAESFPDDVVELQRYFADPVEGQRVRAVPGAGLHVPVWLLGSSLFSAQLAAALGLPFAFASHFAPDYLLTALQVYRAQFRPSATLKKPYAMVGVNVFAADTADEARFLFTSLQQQFINLRRGTPGQLPPPTHSIAWSEAERAGVEHSLACSVVGDPADVEAGLRSVIEQTQADELIVTAQIFDHQKRLRSFELASQARDAIGQSA, translated from the coding sequence ATGATCCCCTTCTCGCTCCTCGACCTTTCTCCGGTTCCGCAAGGCTCGACTCCCGCCGATGCCTTCGCCCATTCCCTCGATCTCGCCCGGCATGCCGAACGCTGGGGCTACCTGCGCTACTGGCTCGCCGAGCATCACAACATGACAGGCATCGCCAGTGCGGCGACCGCGGTCGTGATCGGCCATATCGCGGCGGGCACGAAGACGATCCGCGTCGGCTCGGGCGGCATCATGCTGCCCAATCACGCGCCGCTCGTGATCGCCGAGCAGTTCGGCACGCTCGCGTCGCTGTTTCCGGGACGGATCGACCTCGGGCTCGGACGCGCGCCCGGCACCGACCAGACCACCGCACGGGCGCTCCGTCGCGATCTGCAAGGCAGCGCGGAATCGTTCCCCGACGATGTCGTCGAACTTCAACGCTATTTCGCCGATCCGGTCGAAGGCCAGCGCGTGCGCGCGGTCCCCGGCGCCGGGCTGCACGTACCGGTGTGGCTGCTCGGTTCGTCGCTCTTTTCCGCGCAACTGGCGGCCGCGCTCGGTTTGCCGTTCGCGTTCGCGTCGCATTTCGCGCCGGATTATCTGCTGACCGCGCTGCAGGTTTATCGCGCACAGTTCCGCCCGTCGGCGACGCTGAAAAAGCCGTACGCGATGGTCGGCGTGAACGTCTTCGCCGCCGATACCGCCGACGAAGCGCGCTTTCTTTTCACGTCGCTGCAACAGCAATTCATCAATCTGCGACGAGGAACACCGGGCCAGTTGCCGCCGCCGACGCACTCGATCGCGTGGTCGGAAGCCGAGCGCGCCGGAGTCGAGCATTCGCTCGCGTGCTCCGTGGTCGGCGATCCCGCCGACGTGGAAGCCGGCTTGCGCTCGGTGATCGAGCAGACGCAGGCGGACGAGCTGATCGTCACCGCGCAGATCTTCGATCATCAGAAGCGCCTGCGCTCGTTCGAGCTGGCAAGCCAGGCCCGCGACGCCATCGGCCAAAGCGCCTGA
- a CDS encoding phosphate/phosphite/phosphonate ABC transporter substrate-binding protein, with translation MHWIAALPMYNVTPALADDWRALLERVRTNLAVWLDARGDTLDFVDPGPDLTAFWLRDDVLLSQTCGYPLVHALAGRVRLVAAPEFDVSGCEDATYHSVIVTGAQTGAHSIDACRSLRAAYNADDSNSGMNLLRHAVAPFSRDGRFFASVSATGSHLASLRALVEGRADVAAIDCVTFAFVRTHLPELAAGVRIIGVTASAGALPFIASARVPDDALDTLFNALADASTQNPALMQRLRLKGFARRTPADYASILDYERDATARGYPRLA, from the coding sequence ATGCACTGGATCGCCGCCCTGCCGATGTACAACGTCACGCCCGCGCTCGCCGACGACTGGCGTGCGCTGCTCGAACGCGTCCGGACGAATCTCGCGGTGTGGCTCGATGCGCGCGGCGACACGCTCGATTTCGTCGATCCGGGGCCGGATCTCACCGCGTTCTGGCTGCGTGACGACGTGCTGCTGTCGCAGACGTGCGGCTATCCGCTCGTGCACGCGCTCGCGGGACGCGTTCGACTCGTCGCGGCGCCCGAATTCGACGTATCCGGCTGCGAGGACGCCACGTACCACAGCGTGATCGTCACGGGCGCGCAGACCGGGGCGCATTCGATCGACGCGTGCCGCAGCCTGCGCGCCGCCTATAACGCCGACGATTCCAACAGCGGCATGAACCTCTTGCGCCACGCCGTGGCGCCCTTTTCCCGCGACGGACGCTTTTTCGCGTCGGTGAGCGCAACCGGTTCGCATCTCGCGTCGCTGCGCGCGCTCGTCGAAGGGCGCGCGGATGTCGCGGCGATCGATTGCGTCACCTTCGCGTTCGTGCGGACGCATTTGCCGGAATTGGCGGCCGGGGTGCGCATCATCGGCGTCACGGCGAGCGCGGGCGCCCTGCCGTTCATCGCGTCCGCGCGCGTGCCGGACGACGCGCTCGACACGCTATTTAACGCGCTCGCCGACGCGTCGACGCAGAACCCGGCGCTGATGCAGCGGCTTCGGCTCAAGGGCTTCGCCCGACGCACGCCGGCCGATTACGCGTCGATCCTCGACTACGAACGCGACGCCACCGCGCGCGGCTATCCGCGGCTCGCCTGA